A genomic segment from Sorangium aterium encodes:
- a CDS encoding DUF2505 domain-containing protein: MHFTISHELDAPLDAVELAVLSPDLGPRLATRVASLESVVTVEHALRDGELLRVLRFQASAPLPIFRSYPVAKDAMSWEERSTYRLSDHASTWQVSPKEQWRSYFRSAGTYRLERLPQGRTRRRVDGDIQIRLNLLGPLVERLALAEVQRTYDAEADTLRELIRA; this comes from the coding sequence GTGCACTTCACCATCTCGCACGAGCTCGACGCGCCCCTCGACGCCGTGGAGCTCGCCGTGCTCTCGCCGGACCTCGGGCCTCGGCTCGCCACGCGGGTCGCCTCCCTCGAGAGCGTCGTGACCGTCGAGCACGCGCTCCGCGACGGCGAGCTCCTCCGCGTCCTGCGCTTCCAGGCGAGCGCGCCGCTGCCGATCTTCCGGAGCTACCCCGTCGCGAAGGACGCCATGTCCTGGGAGGAGCGCTCGACCTACCGCCTCTCGGACCACGCCTCCACGTGGCAGGTCAGCCCGAAGGAGCAGTGGCGCAGCTACTTCCGCTCGGCGGGGACATACCGGCTCGAGCGCCTGCCCCAGGGCCGCACCCGCCGCCGCGTCGATGGCGACATCCAGATCCGGCTGAACCTGCTCGGCCCGCTCGTCGAGCGCCTCGCCCTCGCCGAGGTCCAGCGGACGTACGACGCGGAAGCGGATACGCTCCGGGAGCTCATCCGCGCATGA
- a CDS encoding Kelch repeat-containing protein, whose product MFSAGCASGLQDELDPAEAELRALFPEQAGLVLAADGALARGELGYSAATARGEAAPGSGSSARGLVVHLPEHGSEEIRIELPDGFRVRVRERSGLGAGRLVGTQKITGGDAVAYAHEGGYSFWTAARGGYEEWLLLRPGTFRPDAPVAAWSVQGATLRRRGAAIELADEAGVARLAVTAPSAFARGGRRVSTRLDAEGSTLSLWVDAPPEEAVLVDPLWVATGRMITSRAEHTATLLEDGRVLIAGGFLGVDEGFTCNPSFSTTPLGSAEIYDPATGAFLAAAPMAAVQGVHTATRLADGRVLVIGEEAGGTSAEIYDDALDAWRAASAPSVSRSRPTATLLDDGRVLLTGGRAGSAATESTEIYDAATDTWAPGPPMLNARAAHQATRLLDGRVLVTGGTYGAAAGAVEIFDPATATWSAAAPLGDGNRWLTATLLLDGRVLVTGLAGAAEVYDPAVDAWTAAPGKWGDTPATGSWDDGTYVTGLGVLGEAAARLPVGQVMISGGIEAIYYADPWGGTSCSSLYLEHAHDTYDRVQLYDPVTNAWSPGDSIPTLRGYHSATSLDDGGVLVAGGYTWLWSTREGVSTDNAVVYASDPLMNGAPCSTAARCASGICVDGVCCASPCSGAECIACSIAAGGTVDGVCTPAHGVPCDDGDACTLDDSCDAGVCAGDPSSSAECGAGEGGGGEGGAGAGAGGAGAGNGGANAGEGGAVAGAGGNGGANAGAGGAGAGGGGAGAGGAGNGGAGAGEEGAGAGNGGAGAGEGGAGNGGAGAGEGGAGNGGAGAGEGGAGNGGAGAGEGGAGAGDTGNGGPGAGGAGAGNGGANAGAGGADAGEGGAGTGNGGATSAGSAGASDVDSSTTPPSSSGCSAAGSSSDWQPVAAGLAMLLRARRRRARRAPPPRDVA is encoded by the coding sequence GTGTTTTCCGCCGGTTGCGCGAGCGGCCTGCAGGACGAGCTCGACCCCGCCGAGGCCGAGCTGCGCGCCCTCTTCCCGGAGCAGGCCGGGCTGGTGCTCGCCGCCGACGGCGCCCTGGCGCGCGGCGAGCTCGGCTATTCCGCGGCGACGGCGCGCGGCGAGGCCGCGCCGGGCAGCGGCTCGTCGGCGCGGGGGCTCGTCGTCCACCTGCCCGAGCACGGGAGCGAGGAGATCCGGATCGAGCTGCCGGACGGCTTTCGCGTGCGCGTCCGCGAGCGCAGCGGGCTCGGCGCCGGACGGCTCGTGGGGACTCAGAAGATCACCGGCGGAGATGCCGTCGCGTATGCGCACGAAGGTGGGTATTCCTTCTGGACGGCGGCGCGCGGGGGATACGAAGAGTGGCTCCTCCTCCGGCCGGGCACCTTCCGGCCGGACGCGCCGGTCGCCGCGTGGTCCGTTCAGGGCGCGACGCTGCGGCGGCGCGGCGCGGCGATCGAGCTCGCCGACGAGGCCGGCGTCGCGCGCCTCGCCGTGACGGCGCCGTCGGCCTTCGCGCGCGGGGGCCGGAGGGTCTCGACGCGCCTCGACGCCGAGGGCTCGACGCTCTCGCTCTGGGTTGACGCCCCGCCGGAGGAGGCCGTGCTGGTGGACCCGCTGTGGGTGGCGACCGGGAGGATGATCACGTCGCGCGCCGAGCACACGGCGACCTTGCTGGAGGACGGCAGGGTCCTCATCGCGGGGGGGTTCCTGGGCGTGGACGAGGGGTTCACTTGCAATCCGAGTTTCTCGACGACGCCGCTCGGCAGCGCGGAGATCTACGATCCCGCGACGGGCGCGTTCCTTGCGGCGGCGCCGATGGCTGCTGTGCAAGGCGTTCACACCGCGACACGCCTCGCGGACGGGAGGGTGCTCGTCATCGGCGAAGAGGCCGGAGGCACGAGCGCCGAGATCTACGATGACGCGCTCGATGCATGGCGAGCGGCCTCGGCACCATCGGTGTCGCGGTCGAGACCCACGGCCACGCTGCTCGACGACGGGCGGGTCCTCCTCACCGGAGGAAGGGCCGGGTCTGCGGCGACGGAGAGCACCGAGATCTACGACGCGGCGACCGACACGTGGGCCCCGGGACCCCCCATGCTGAATGCCCGCGCCGCTCACCAGGCCACGCGCCTGCTCGATGGGCGCGTGCTGGTCACGGGCGGCACCTACGGCGCGGCCGCGGGTGCCGTCGAGATCTTCGACCCGGCGACAGCGACCTGGTCGGCCGCGGCGCCGCTCGGCGACGGCAATCGCTGGCTGACGGCGACGCTGCTCCTCGACGGACGCGTGCTCGTCACGGGCCTCGCAGGCGCCGCCGAGGTCTACGATCCTGCTGTGGACGCGTGGACCGCAGCGCCAGGCAAGTGGGGCGACACGCCGGCGACGGGCTCGTGGGATGACGGGACCTACGTGACCGGGCTCGGCGTGCTCGGCGAGGCGGCGGCGCGGCTCCCCGTCGGCCAGGTCATGATCAGCGGAGGAATCGAGGCGATCTACTATGCGGACCCCTGGGGAGGGACCAGCTGCAGTTCGCTCTATCTGGAGCACGCCCACGACACCTACGATCGAGTCCAGCTCTACGATCCGGTAACGAACGCGTGGTCGCCGGGCGACAGCATCCCAACTCTGCGGGGTTATCACTCCGCCACGTCGCTCGATGACGGCGGAGTCCTCGTGGCGGGCGGGTACACGTGGCTCTGGTCGACGCGCGAGGGCGTCAGCACGGACAACGCCGTCGTGTATGCCAGCGACCCCTTGATGAACGGCGCGCCCTGCTCGACCGCCGCACGATGCGCAAGCGGGATCTGCGTGGACGGCGTGTGCTGCGCGTCGCCGTGCAGCGGTGCTGAGTGCATCGCCTGCTCCATCGCGGCGGGGGGCACGGTGGACGGGGTGTGCACGCCTGCCCACGGCGTCCCGTGTGACGACGGCGACGCGTGCACGCTCGACGATTCCTGCGACGCCGGGGTGTGCGCCGGAGATCCATCGAGCAGCGCGGAGTGCGGCGCTGGAGAGGGGGGCGGTGGCGAGGGCGGCGCCGGCGCTGGCGCTGGAGGCGCTGGCGCCGGCAATGGCGGTGCCAACGCTGGCGAGGGGGGCGCCGTCGCTGGAGCAGGAGGCAATGGCGGCGCTAACGCTGGTGCAGGGGGCGCTGGCGCTGGAGGTGGTGGTGCTGGAGCAGGAGGCGCTGGCAACGGCGGCGCCGGTGCTGGCGAGGAAGGCGCCGGCGCTGGCAACGGCGGCGCGGGCGCTGGCGAGGGAGGCGCTGGCAACGGCGGCGCGGGCGCTGGCGAGGGAGGCGCTGGCAACGGCGGCGCGGGCGCTGGCGAGGGAGGCGCTGGCAACGGCGGCGCGGGCGCTGGCGAGGGAGGCGCCGGCGCTGGAGACACCGGCAACGGCGGCCCCGGCGCAGGAGGCGCTGGCGCCGGCAATGGCGGCGCCAACGCTGGCGCAGGAGGCGCTGACGCTGGCGAGGGGGGCGCCGGAACCGGCAACGGCGGAGCTACCAGCGCGGGAAGCGCCGGCGCGAGCGACGTCGATTCCAGCACGACCCCGCCTTCCAGCAGCGGTTGCAGCGCGGCGGGCTCGAGCTCCGACTGGCAGCCTGTCGCCGCTGGGCTCGCGATGCTCCTCCGCGCGCGCCGCAGGCGGGCCCGCCGTGCGCCGCCCCCTCGCGACGTCGCATAG
- a CDS encoding aldo/keto reductase has translation MIESPRLQMIDGRYIPQLGLGVYQSEPGAETEGAVLEALRLGYRHIDTAQFYGNEADVGSALRKSGLGRDAVFVTTKIANFNQGRDAALRSLERSLKEAAFDAYDLVLIHFPVTGKRGDTWRALVDAQKRGLAKSIGVSNYTVRHLEELLGESAVVPAINQVELSPFLGQAELRAFCAKHRILVQAYSPLTQGVKLGHKDIVSAAAKAGRTPAQVMLRWAVQHGLIVLPKSVTPARIAENGAIFDFALDADTMRTLDGLDVGFRASWDPTDVP, from the coding sequence ATGATCGAATCACCACGCCTGCAGATGATCGACGGTCGCTACATTCCGCAGCTCGGGCTCGGGGTGTATCAATCGGAGCCCGGCGCAGAGACCGAGGGCGCCGTCCTCGAAGCGCTGCGCCTCGGCTATCGCCATATCGACACCGCCCAGTTCTATGGCAACGAGGCGGACGTCGGCAGCGCGTTGCGCAAGAGCGGCCTCGGGCGCGACGCGGTGTTCGTCACGACCAAGATCGCGAATTTCAACCAGGGGCGCGACGCGGCGCTGCGCTCGCTCGAGCGCTCGCTCAAGGAAGCCGCGTTCGACGCCTACGATCTCGTGTTGATCCACTTTCCCGTCACCGGCAAGCGCGGCGACACCTGGCGCGCGCTCGTCGACGCGCAGAAGCGAGGCCTCGCAAAATCAATCGGCGTCAGCAACTACACAGTACGGCACCTCGAGGAGCTCCTCGGCGAGAGCGCGGTGGTGCCGGCGATCAACCAGGTCGAGCTCAGCCCCTTCCTCGGGCAGGCCGAGCTGCGCGCGTTCTGCGCAAAGCACCGGATCCTCGTGCAGGCGTACAGCCCGCTCACGCAGGGCGTGAAGCTCGGGCACAAGGACATCGTCTCCGCGGCGGCAAAGGCCGGGCGCACACCCGCGCAAGTGATGTTGCGGTGGGCCGTGCAGCACGGCTTGATCGTCCTGCCGAAGTCGGTCACGCCCGCGCGCATCGCCGAGAACGGCGCGATCTTCGACTTCGCGCTCGACGCCGACACGATGCGCACGCTCGACGGGCTCGATGTCGGCTTCCGCGCGAGCTGGGACCCGACGGACGTCCCCTGA
- a CDS encoding glutathione peroxidase translates to MSLYDFTMKTIDGQDRSLGDYRGKVLLVVNTASECGYTPQYAGLEELHDRLKDRGFAVLGFPSNDFGAQEPGTDAEIAAFCSTKYGVSFPMFSKIPVKGGGKHPLYAFLTQAAPAGEVKWNFTKFLIGKDGSVIARFESSVAPDDPKLTQAIDRALGG, encoded by the coding sequence ATGTCGCTCTACGACTTCACCATGAAGACCATCGACGGACAGGACCGCTCCCTCGGCGACTACCGAGGCAAGGTGCTGCTCGTGGTGAACACCGCCTCCGAATGCGGCTATACGCCGCAGTACGCGGGGCTCGAGGAGCTCCATGATCGGCTCAAGGATCGCGGCTTCGCCGTCCTCGGCTTCCCCTCGAACGATTTCGGCGCGCAAGAGCCGGGGACCGACGCCGAGATCGCCGCCTTCTGCTCCACGAAGTACGGCGTCAGCTTTCCCATGTTCTCGAAGATCCCGGTCAAGGGGGGCGGCAAGCACCCCCTCTACGCCTTCCTCACGCAAGCCGCACCTGCCGGTGAGGTGAAGTGGAACTTCACCAAGTTCCTGATCGGCAAGGACGGGTCGGTGATCGCGCGGTTCGAATCGTCGGTGGCGCCGGACGACCCGAAGCTCACGCAGGCGATCGACAGGGCGCTCGGCGGCTGA
- a CDS encoding DUF4255 domain-containing protein yields the protein MIRDLDDTIRELITARAPTGSQLANAEISFDLPDAQWRAGLSTLTLNCYLYDIQENREIRTNEPITARSADKKRATRLAPPVRIDCAYCITAWSPSTSDAVLEEHRLLSQALLLLLRHPTIPAAVLKGSLATQIPPYPTVIASKEGVKNQPEFWHALDQKLKPSLNYVVTLAMLLEDIPSDAALGHVVESVIVETDHKTPEG from the coding sequence ATGATTCGCGATCTTGATGATACGATCCGTGAGCTGATCACGGCGCGCGCACCGACTGGGTCTCAGCTCGCGAACGCGGAGATCAGCTTCGATCTGCCTGACGCACAGTGGCGGGCGGGGCTCTCTACCCTCACGCTCAATTGCTACCTGTACGACATCCAAGAGAACCGCGAGATACGAACCAACGAGCCGATCACCGCGCGCAGCGCCGATAAAAAGAGGGCCACGCGCCTGGCGCCGCCGGTTCGCATCGACTGCGCGTACTGCATCACGGCGTGGAGCCCCTCCACGAGCGACGCGGTGCTCGAGGAGCACCGCCTGCTCAGCCAAGCGCTCCTCTTGTTGCTCCGCCACCCCACGATCCCCGCGGCGGTGCTGAAGGGCAGCCTCGCAACGCAGATCCCTCCTTATCCGACGGTGATCGCCTCCAAAGAGGGGGTGAAGAACCAACCCGAGTTCTGGCACGCGCTCGATCAGAAGCTGAAACCCTCACTCAACTACGTGGTCACGCTCGCGATGTTGCTCGAAGACATCCCGTCCGACGCGGCGCTCGGCCATGTCGTCGAGAGCGTGATCGTGGAGACCGATCACAAGACACCCGAAGGCTGA
- a CDS encoding phage tail sheath family protein, translated as MSMNVGINLLEVDGKATPSIQAAPTSVAGFIVRSKRGVPGKVRQVTSFADFRDYFGDYDKAAFGAYAVRGFFDNGGSLAYVTRAVATAASGSVTAATPATRDFPSAGAGATTAITVTAGYRGSPDPGAWGKGISVGITSNSDGTYNLAVQYNGVQVELWEKIKFGGVGAENPLKINDEVAGSKYIVVAIPSAATANPAPTASPAFAPLNSGGADDNLDASGRESDRVAELQKAVDNRVFDGVDVQLLCCPETHDAALVNAALTYCADRGDCMFVGHTAENADADAAKAYGQPLRGDKRYGAIYFPFIRVSDPLGGFRWIPPTGHVLGVYARTERERGIWKAPAGNAASVNNALDVKFAINDVKHTDLVKNGSVNAVRFIAGQGIVVDSSRTLSTNPLWLYVNVRLLFNFVKSSLKYGLRWVVQEPNDPTLWSKVKYNSVTPFLMGLWRRGAFGPGAPDKVFSVKVDGENNPPANIQQGIFNVEVYFYPSRPAETVIITVGQQEGGASASDR; from the coding sequence ATGAGCATGAATGTTGGCATCAATCTGTTAGAGGTCGATGGCAAGGCGACGCCGAGCATCCAAGCGGCACCCACCTCGGTGGCGGGTTTCATCGTCCGCTCCAAGCGGGGCGTGCCGGGCAAGGTCCGGCAGGTGACGAGCTTCGCGGACTTTCGCGACTATTTCGGCGATTACGACAAAGCCGCGTTCGGCGCCTATGCGGTGCGCGGCTTCTTCGATAACGGTGGCTCGCTCGCGTACGTGACGCGCGCCGTCGCCACGGCGGCGTCGGGCTCGGTGACCGCCGCCACGCCGGCCACGCGCGATTTCCCGTCCGCGGGCGCGGGCGCGACCACGGCGATCACCGTGACGGCCGGGTACCGCGGCAGCCCCGATCCGGGGGCGTGGGGCAAGGGCATCTCCGTCGGCATCACCTCGAACAGCGATGGCACCTACAACCTCGCCGTCCAGTACAACGGGGTCCAGGTCGAGCTCTGGGAGAAGATCAAGTTCGGGGGCGTCGGAGCCGAGAACCCGCTCAAGATCAACGACGAGGTCGCGGGCTCCAAGTACATCGTGGTGGCCATCCCGTCGGCCGCCACGGCGAACCCGGCGCCGACGGCGAGCCCGGCGTTCGCTCCGCTCAACTCCGGCGGCGCGGACGACAACCTCGACGCCTCCGGGCGGGAGTCCGATCGGGTCGCCGAGCTGCAAAAGGCCGTCGACAACCGGGTCTTCGACGGCGTCGACGTCCAGCTCCTCTGCTGCCCCGAGACCCACGACGCCGCGCTGGTGAACGCGGCGCTCACCTACTGCGCGGACCGCGGCGACTGCATGTTCGTCGGTCACACGGCGGAGAACGCGGACGCCGACGCGGCCAAGGCCTATGGCCAGCCCCTCCGCGGAGACAAGCGCTACGGGGCGATCTATTTCCCCTTCATCCGCGTGAGCGATCCGCTGGGCGGCTTCCGGTGGATCCCGCCCACGGGCCACGTCCTCGGCGTCTATGCCCGGACCGAGCGGGAGCGCGGCATCTGGAAGGCGCCGGCCGGCAACGCGGCCAGCGTCAACAACGCGCTCGACGTGAAGTTCGCCATCAACGACGTCAAGCACACCGATCTGGTCAAGAACGGATCGGTGAACGCGGTGCGGTTCATCGCCGGCCAGGGCATCGTGGTCGACAGCTCGAGGACGCTCAGCACCAACCCGCTCTGGCTCTACGTCAACGTGCGCTTGCTCTTCAATTTCGTGAAGAGCTCGCTCAAGTACGGCCTGCGCTGGGTCGTGCAGGAGCCGAACGACCCGACCCTCTGGAGCAAGGTCAAATACAACAGCGTCACGCCGTTCCTCATGGGGCTCTGGAGGCGAGGCGCGTTCGGCCCCGGCGCGCCCGACAAGGTGTTCAGCGTCAAGGTCGACGGCGAGAACAATCCTCCCGCGAACATTCAACAGGGGATCTTCAACGTCGAGGTCTATTTCTATCCGTCGCGTCCCGCCGAGACGGTCATCATCACCGTGGGGCAACAAGAAGGCGGCGCGTCGGCAAGCGATCGCTGA
- a CDS encoding phage tail protein, producing the protein MADLGFTEAYRTHEFVVEIEGIESPGVTKVTGLSDGEVDAIDQPDGGSNIVHKISSGIIKHGDITIERNMDGTAADKAFKDWFQEMFKIDGTGLGSKLRRNGSVVKKQFGAEVMRFAFEGAWIKSSKFTDLDASASGLMKQTIVLAIERMTRI; encoded by the coding sequence ATGGCGGATCTTGGGTTCACCGAAGCGTACAGGACGCACGAGTTCGTGGTCGAGATCGAGGGCATCGAGAGCCCAGGCGTCACGAAGGTGACGGGCCTGAGCGACGGCGAGGTCGACGCGATCGACCAGCCCGACGGAGGCTCCAACATCGTCCACAAGATCAGCTCGGGCATCATCAAGCACGGGGATATCACCATCGAGCGGAACATGGACGGGACCGCCGCGGACAAGGCGTTCAAGGACTGGTTCCAGGAGATGTTCAAGATCGACGGCACGGGCCTCGGGTCCAAGCTGCGGCGCAACGGATCGGTCGTGAAGAAGCAGTTCGGCGCGGAGGTGATGCGCTTCGCGTTCGAGGGCGCGTGGATCAAGTCGTCCAAGTTCACCGATCTCGACGCCTCCGCTTCGGGGCTCATGAAGCAGACCATCGTGCTCGCCATCGAGCGGATGACGCGCATCTGA
- a CDS encoding T4 family baseplate hub assembly chaperone, with the protein MSARQVEYEVTLPVGHTDASGRVHRRASIRKMRGHEEALFYDPLLTPGRLVTELVKGCLIRLGDIDAITSDLVSQLYSADRNYLIVELRRITLGDQLQASYTCPSCGGETTVVEDLGSLEVRRLTNGSSPQAIAVTLEDGYEDRDGAVHREVQVRLPRGADEEFVSRTAEKDPLRARDALILRCIESFGALRRQALESYGIKILRDLTMGDRRLLYQAIEAQTPGVNFRRSIRCAHCNGQFSAVLEASGFFVLG; encoded by the coding sequence ATGAGCGCACGCCAAGTGGAGTATGAGGTCACCCTGCCCGTCGGACACACCGACGCTTCGGGTCGCGTGCACCGCCGCGCTTCGATCCGGAAGATGCGCGGGCACGAGGAGGCGCTGTTCTATGATCCGCTCCTCACCCCCGGGCGCCTCGTCACGGAGCTCGTCAAGGGCTGCCTGATCCGCCTGGGCGACATCGACGCGATCACGAGCGATCTCGTGTCGCAGCTCTACTCGGCGGACCGCAACTACCTCATCGTCGAGCTGCGCCGGATCACGCTCGGGGATCAGCTCCAGGCGTCGTACACGTGCCCGAGCTGCGGGGGCGAGACGACGGTGGTCGAGGACCTCGGGAGCCTGGAGGTCCGCCGCCTCACCAACGGATCGAGCCCCCAGGCCATCGCGGTCACGCTCGAAGACGGATACGAGGATCGCGACGGCGCGGTGCACCGCGAGGTGCAGGTCCGCCTCCCCCGCGGGGCGGACGAGGAGTTCGTCTCGCGCACGGCCGAGAAGGATCCGCTCCGCGCTCGGGACGCCTTGATCCTCCGCTGCATCGAGTCCTTCGGCGCCCTCCGGCGCCAGGCGCTCGAGTCGTACGGGATCAAGATCCTGCGCGATCTCACGATGGGCGATCGGCGGCTCTTGTACCAAGCGATCGAGGCGCAGACCCCGGGGGTAAACTTCCGGCGGTCCATCCGCTGCGCGCATTGCAACGGCCAATTCAGCGCCGTGCTGGAGGCGTCCGGTTTTTTCGTGTTGGGCTAG
- a CDS encoding CIS tube protein encodes MSERQVLRGFLANVDVLPPLIVTFQFNPASISDNKAVSYADRAETIGSNAPGKVYTGGGHRTISFDLKLHGLEEGTNKLNPTPLDNGVSTELAKLRSFLYPKADAWATLSGLFGGGSEGTRISAPPTCYFGFGTRILECVLTDLRVSETQFNSLLAPVRADVGVTLVVIEETESALYEFDKQHRNVLAALGLQNIRLF; translated from the coding sequence ATGAGCGAGCGACAAGTCCTGCGTGGGTTCCTCGCGAACGTCGACGTGCTCCCGCCTCTGATCGTCACGTTCCAGTTCAACCCTGCGTCGATCAGCGACAACAAGGCGGTGAGCTACGCCGACCGCGCCGAGACGATCGGCAGCAACGCGCCTGGGAAGGTCTACACGGGTGGCGGACACCGTACCATCAGCTTCGATCTCAAGCTCCATGGCCTCGAAGAGGGCACGAACAAGCTCAACCCGACGCCGCTCGACAACGGCGTCTCCACCGAGCTCGCCAAGCTCCGCTCGTTCCTCTACCCCAAGGCGGACGCGTGGGCGACCCTGAGCGGGCTCTTCGGAGGGGGCAGCGAGGGGACGCGCATCTCGGCGCCGCCCACGTGTTATTTCGGGTTCGGGACGCGCATCCTCGAGTGCGTCCTCACCGATCTCCGCGTCAGCGAGACGCAGTTCAACAGCCTGCTCGCGCCGGTCCGGGCCGACGTGGGCGTCACGCTCGTCGTCATCGAAGAGACCGAAAGCGCGCTCTACGAGTTCGACAAGCAGCACCGCAACGTGCTCGCCGCGCTCGGCCTGCAGAACATTCGCTTGTTTTGA
- a CDS encoding phage late control D family protein, giving the protein MGADLFYRVSVDASGAGYDLSGDIVSLTVEQRDAQPDSMVVTLSDPYKVLSHAVQEGMDVEVELGTSDDHALVFAGRIYRVDGSFPARGVPTLRVQAYDRSMKMGLKRRNRPFTDMALSDIVRSVAGLHGFSSVNVDVVGDPRFTGNGIRQQDKTDLDFLLDLARTYGCVMYVRPGDAGDTLHFVSQYTVMMTEPLVTLHYGRAGAAHPLYSFQSSANVSDVELPRVLSGIDFDTGQATSVTTAQALEVREEEDPFFDENLTAFRTDHPVKAAQLEVLIGAASATQAVLREELGTSTRQGVPTFTTEAELNTLAQNQFSTSLRGMRGSGSSPGIKEMFARSSVSIQDVGGRFSGTWYLSQVRHKLDREGYKTEFECRR; this is encoded by the coding sequence TTGGGCGCGGACCTCTTCTACCGCGTGAGCGTGGACGCGAGCGGCGCCGGCTACGACCTGTCCGGTGACATCGTGTCGCTCACCGTCGAGCAGCGCGACGCCCAGCCCGACTCCATGGTCGTGACGCTCAGCGATCCCTACAAGGTGCTGAGCCACGCGGTGCAGGAGGGCATGGACGTCGAGGTCGAGCTCGGCACGAGCGACGATCACGCGCTCGTATTCGCGGGGCGCATCTACCGGGTCGACGGCAGCTTCCCCGCGAGAGGCGTCCCCACGCTCCGGGTCCAGGCGTACGACCGGAGCATGAAGATGGGGCTCAAACGTCGCAATCGCCCCTTCACCGACATGGCGCTCTCCGACATCGTGAGGAGCGTCGCCGGTCTTCACGGCTTCTCCAGCGTCAACGTGGACGTGGTCGGCGACCCGCGCTTCACGGGCAACGGCATCCGGCAGCAGGACAAGACAGATCTCGACTTCCTCCTCGACCTCGCGCGGACCTATGGGTGCGTGATGTACGTCCGGCCCGGCGACGCGGGCGACACCCTCCATTTCGTCTCTCAATACACAGTGATGATGACCGAGCCCCTCGTCACCCTCCATTACGGGCGCGCCGGGGCCGCGCACCCGCTCTACAGCTTTCAATCGAGCGCGAACGTGAGCGACGTCGAGCTCCCTCGGGTGCTCTCGGGCATCGACTTCGACACGGGCCAGGCCACGAGCGTGACCACGGCGCAGGCGCTCGAGGTGCGCGAGGAAGAGGACCCGTTCTTCGACGAGAACCTCACCGCCTTTCGGACCGACCACCCTGTGAAGGCCGCGCAGCTCGAGGTCCTCATCGGGGCAGCCTCGGCCACGCAAGCCGTGCTCCGGGAGGAGCTCGGCACCTCCACGCGGCAAGGCGTCCCCACCTTCACCACCGAGGCCGAGCTCAACACCCTGGCGCAGAACCAGTTCTCGACCAGCCTGCGCGGCATGCGAGGGAGCGGCTCCTCGCCCGGGATCAAGGAGATGTTCGCCCGATCGAGCGTGTCCATCCAGGACGTCGGCGGGCGCTTCTCGGGCACCTGGTACCTCTCCCAGGTGCGGCACAAGCTCGATCGAGAGGGGTACAAAACCGAGTTCGAGTGCCGACGATGA
- a CDS encoding phage baseplate assembly protein V, whose product MGDTGTAERREQRYYGKYAGIVMDNAAQGGGAHRGQIKVRVPGILEEEPGGGADRPIEVVAAPSFLPGFFFIPEVEAPVWVEFVAGDINFPIWTGVFYPNDAPPNDSGGSAPDEHKKIIRTPSGQVIHLDDTSGSEKLVIKDEKNKNTVTMDASGIKVECEQSSGTGTITMDSNGVTIEFGQAKLTLSQSAIELKAGATVSLKLDASSGATLEGGPLSKVAAGPSGVTVTDATGAAQGVVLGQILSWLLAHTHIGNMGAPTPLNPGQLAQLTAQMSAGSGVASRPGG is encoded by the coding sequence ATGGGCGACACGGGTACGGCCGAGCGGCGCGAGCAGCGCTATTACGGCAAATACGCCGGGATCGTGATGGACAACGCCGCTCAGGGCGGGGGCGCGCACCGCGGCCAGATCAAGGTGCGCGTGCCGGGGATACTCGAAGAGGAGCCCGGCGGCGGCGCCGACCGCCCCATCGAGGTGGTCGCCGCGCCGAGCTTCCTCCCCGGCTTCTTCTTCATCCCCGAGGTCGAGGCGCCGGTGTGGGTCGAGTTCGTGGCGGGAGACATCAACTTTCCGATCTGGACCGGCGTCTTTTATCCAAACGACGCTCCGCCCAACGACAGCGGCGGGAGCGCCCCGGACGAGCACAAGAAGATCATCCGCACGCCCTCCGGTCAGGTGATCCACCTCGACGACACGAGCGGGAGCGAGAAGCTCGTGATCAAGGACGAGAAGAACAAGAACACCGTCACGATGGACGCGAGCGGCATCAAGGTGGAGTGCGAGCAGAGCAGCGGGACAGGCACGATCACCATGGACTCGAACGGGGTCACCATCGAGTTCGGCCAGGCCAAGCTGACGCTCTCCCAGAGCGCCATCGAGCTCAAGGCCGGCGCCACGGTGTCCCTCAAGCTCGACGCGTCGAGCGGCGCCACGCTCGAGGGTGGACCGCTGAGCAAGGTGGCCGCGGGCCCCTCGGGGGTGACCGTCACGGACGCGACCGGCGCGGCGCAGGGGGTGGTGCTCGGGCAGATCCTCTCGTGGCTGCTCGCTCACACGCACATCGGCAACATGGGCGCTCCGACGCCGCTCAACCCGGGACAGCTCGCGCAGCTCACGGCGCAGATGTCGGCGGGGTCGGGCGTGGCGTCGAGGCCGGGCGGTTGA